Genomic segment of Verrucomicrobiota bacterium:
GCCGGTGCGACGCTGGCCTTTACCTATCAAGGAGAACGGCTGAAGGAGAATGTCGAGGAGTTGGCGGGAACGTTCGGGCCGGACACGTTGATCATGCCCTGCGATGTGACGAAAGATGAGGACATCGCCCGGGTGTTTTCCCAAGTGCAAGCACGTCATCCGGTGTTGCATCTCCTGCTGCATTCCGTGGCGTTTGCGCCGCGCGAAGCGTTGGAAGGCCAGTTCCTCAACACTTCGCGAGAGGCTTTTCGAGTCGCGCATGATGTGAGCGCTTACTCGCTGATCGCGCTGGCGCGGGCGGCCCAGCCGATGATGACCCAAGGCGGCAGCATCGTGGCCATGACCTATTACGGGGCGGAGAAGGTGGTCCCGCACTACAACGTCATGGGAGTGGCCAAAGCCTCCCTGGAGGCTTCCACGCGTTACCTCGCCTACGATCTGGGACCGCAAAAAGTTCGCGTCAACTGCATCAGCGCGGGCCCCATGAACACGCTCGCTGCACGCGGGATCGCCGGTTTCACCGACATGCTCAAACACTACGAGGCGCACGCGCCTCTCAAGCGGAATGTGTTGCCCGAAGAGTTGGGCGCCACCGGTGTTTTTCTGGCGAGCGACGGTGCCGCGGCCATCACCGGACAGGTCTTGTACGTGGACAGCGGCTACCAGATCATGGGCATGTAAGCGCCAGACGGCGCAGGGAGGCATGGTGTCCGCGTCCAACCCCAAAGTGCATCGTGACATGGCCGCGGTCCGCGACCATGCGAGGAAGTTTTCGGATTACACCTATGTGTATCCGGTGATCTCCAGGCGCTCGGAGGGACTCTCGCTCGGGGTCAATCTGAACCCTGACAAAGTTTGTAATTTCGACTGTGTGTATTGCGAGGTGGATCGAAAGACTCCGGGTAAGCCGGCCGGCGTGGTCGTGCGCCAGTTGGAAATGGAGTTGCGCGATCTGATTCGCCGTGTGCTGGACGGAGGCCTTTCAGAGGACGCGAGATTCCGGGGCCTGCCGGAACGTTTGATCCGAGACATCAAGGACATCGCGTTCAGTGGGGACGGCGAACCCACGATGATCGGGAATTTCGCCGAGTGCGCGGAGGCTGTCGCCAGGATCAAAACGGAGTTCGGCTTGACCGAGACTCAA
This window contains:
- a CDS encoding radical SAM protein, whose amino-acid sequence is MAAVRDHARKFSDYTYVYPVISRRSEGLSLGVNLNPDKVCNFDCVYCEVDRKTPGKPAGVVVRQLEMELRDLIRRVLDGGLSEDARFRGLPERLIRDIKDIAFSGDGEPTMIGNFAECAEAVARIKTEFGLTETQLVLITDAAGLDKADVRKGLEVLDAHQGQIWAKLDAGTESYFKAVNRTRVQFNRILSNLLLTARVRPIIIQSLFLKLHGVSISPDELKAYGDRLNEIVQAGGRIAEVHAYTIARPTP
- a CDS encoding enoyl-ACP reductase, whose amino-acid sequence is MSQLNGKIGIVFGVANKRSIAWAIARAWHEAGATLAFTYQGERLKENVEELAGTFGPDTLIMPCDVTKDEDIARVFSQVQARHPVLHLLLHSVAFAPREALEGQFLNTSREAFRVAHDVSAYSLIALARAAQPMMTQGGSIVAMTYYGAEKVVPHYNVMGVAKASLEASTRYLAYDLGPQKVRVNCISAGPMNTLAARGIAGFTDMLKHYEAHAPLKRNVLPEELGATGVFLASDGAAAITGQVLYVDSGYQIMGM